A portion of the Kiritimatiellia bacterium genome contains these proteins:
- a CDS encoding cytochrome c biogenesis protein CcdA, protein MLERLFTSLSGAVRGSPVPALMAAGVWGVLSVLLSPCHLASIPLVVGYLGRQGAVGTRRAFAISLSFALGILVTIVLVGVVTAAAGRMLGDLGGWGNWLVAAIFLVIGLALLDVIPLPAPAMSAGKGRRGLGGALLLGLAFGVALGPCTFAFLAPMLAVALQTARLRPAYGALLLLAYGIGHCAVIAAAGIGFGWVERVLAWNRDSSASQVVRRVCGALVILAALWLIYTAP, encoded by the coding sequence GTGCTCGAGCGGCTGTTCACCTCGTTGAGCGGGGCGGTCCGCGGCTCGCCCGTGCCGGCGCTGATGGCCGCGGGGGTCTGGGGGGTGCTGAGTGTACTGCTCAGCCCCTGTCATCTGGCGAGCATTCCGCTGGTGGTGGGTTATCTTGGCCGGCAGGGGGCGGTGGGCACGCGCCGAGCGTTTGCGATTTCCCTCTCGTTCGCGCTTGGCATTCTGGTGACCATTGTGCTGGTGGGCGTGGTGACCGCGGCGGCGGGGCGCATGCTGGGCGATCTCGGTGGCTGGGGAAACTGGCTGGTGGCAGCGATTTTCCTCGTGATCGGCCTGGCGTTGCTGGACGTGATCCCGTTGCCTGCGCCGGCGATGTCAGCGGGGAAGGGGCGGAGGGGGCTGGGCGGCGCGCTGCTCTTGGGGCTGGCGTTCGGGGTCGCGCTGGGGCCCTGTACGTTTGCGTTCCTCGCGCCGATGCTCGCGGTCGCGCTGCAGACTGCCCGCTTGCGTCCGGCGTACGGCGCGCTGCTGCTGCTGGCCTACGGGATCGGCCACTGCGCGGTGATTGCGGCGGCGGGAATCGGCTTCGGGTGGGTCGAGCGTGTTCTGGCGTGGAATCGGGACTCGAGCGCGTCGCAAGTCGTGCGGCGGGTGTGCGGAGCGCTGGTGATTCTGGCCGCGCTGTGGTTGATCTACACCGCGCCGTGA
- a CDS encoding thioredoxin family protein: MNRARVLVAVAGAVAVAVLARQVRLSRPSVRLGEIGFVAAGPAVPPGELPPPAGCPRLLDFGAGHCVPCKMMIAVLDELQRELRGKLVVEAHDVITDKATAQRYDVRIIPTQIFLAPDGRELFRHEGYMAKEEILQKWAELGYRW, translated from the coding sequence ATGAATCGCGCGCGGGTGCTCGTCGCGGTGGCCGGCGCGGTGGCCGTCGCAGTGCTGGCGCGTCAAGTCCGGCTGAGCCGGCCATCGGTACGGCTCGGAGAGATCGGCTTCGTTGCCGCAGGTCCCGCCGTCCCGCCCGGCGAGCTGCCGCCGCCGGCGGGGTGTCCTCGCCTGCTCGACTTCGGTGCAGGTCACTGCGTGCCCTGCAAGATGATGATTGCGGTTCTGGACGAATTGCAGCGTGAGCTCCGCGGAAAGCTGGTGGTGGAGGCCCACGACGTGATCACGGACAAGGCGACCGCGCAGCGGTATGATGTCCGGATCATTCCGACGCAAATCTTTTTGGCGCCCGACGGTCGGGAGCTGTTCCGACACGAGGGGTATATGGCGAAAGAGGAGATCCTGCAGAAGTGGGCGGAGCTTGGGTACCGCTGGTAG
- a CDS encoding MlaD family protein, whose product MPPVPFKFRYVHEIVGVFVLVALALLLAGLVLMGRAQRWFEREVELRTVFPAEGTFGVQRGTRVEILGATAGRVEEVRVRDDATIEGRLRLRSDFARFLRSDSQAVVKKEFGVAGAAYIVIELGAGAPLVAPDGATIPIRKDTELLEIVQLVVEQIQEAVLPVLKEVQATLAEYRGLAADLRSPEHALQKILVDLQRITDGLQAGQGTIGRLLTDPAMALEAERAMAETRALLAEVRAAVAEVQRILEHLRGASEHLPQLMGTVEGELRNVPGLVLQVRATLQETERLLAGLQRHWLLRAAMTPDLSIAPLPAAAAGTPAAEAR is encoded by the coding sequence ATGCCCCCCGTGCCGTTCAAGTTTCGATATGTGCACGAGATCGTCGGCGTGTTCGTGCTCGTTGCGCTCGCGTTGCTGTTGGCCGGCCTCGTGCTGATGGGGCGGGCACAGCGATGGTTCGAGCGTGAGGTCGAGCTGCGCACCGTTTTTCCGGCGGAGGGGACCTTTGGTGTGCAGCGGGGTACCCGCGTCGAGATTCTCGGGGCGACCGCCGGTCGCGTCGAAGAGGTTCGCGTGCGGGACGACGCGACCATTGAGGGCCGTCTTCGCTTGCGGTCGGACTTTGCGCGCTTCCTGCGCTCCGATTCCCAGGCGGTCGTGAAAAAGGAGTTCGGCGTCGCCGGCGCCGCGTACATTGTGATCGAGCTGGGCGCCGGCGCTCCGCTGGTGGCGCCGGATGGCGCAACGATTCCGATCCGCAAGGACACCGAACTATTGGAGATCGTGCAGCTGGTCGTCGAACAGATTCAAGAGGCGGTGCTGCCGGTGTTGAAGGAAGTGCAGGCGACGCTCGCCGAGTACCGAGGGCTGGCGGCGGACCTGCGCAGTCCGGAGCATGCGTTGCAGAAAATCTTGGTCGATCTTCAGCGGATCACGGATGGCCTGCAGGCGGGTCAGGGGACGATCGGCCGGCTGCTGACTGATCCGGCGATGGCGCTGGAGGCCGAACGGGCAATGGCGGAAACCCGCGCCTTGCTCGCGGAGGTGCGCGCCGCGGTCGCGGAGGTCCAGCGGATCCTTGAACATCTGCGCGGCGCGTCCGAGCACTTGCCGCAGTTGATGGGCACGGTGGAAGGGGAGCTGCGCAACGTGCCCGGTCTGGTGCTGCAGGTGCGGGCGACGTTGCAGGAGACGGAGCGTCTGCTGGCGGGTCTTCAGCGTCATTGGCTGTTGCGCGCCGCGATGACGCCCGATCTTTCGATCGCGCCGCTGCCCGCCGCGGCGGCGGGCACGCCCGCAGCGGAGGCGCGATGA
- a CDS encoding permease, with translation MSRTELRRLLAIGGVFALLYWLPVDSPRLQSALVESLRLARWYAREHVLLCLVPALFIAGGIAVFVSQAAVLRYFGPTANRWLAYTVASVSGTVLAVCSCTVLPLFGGIYLRGAGLGPAIVFLYSGPAINVLAIVLTARVLGAPLGVARGIGAVLFSVVIGLLMQLMFRREEERRGAVAASGPPGEGSGPGRPLWAVAVHFAAMVGVLVFANWARPPAAAGLWWAVYRTKWGLSAVCAGLLAVSLWRFFGVRPWKLLLAATPSAVAAAVWPHRPVLAFTFGVAGLTALLFGPHAELRAWRDETWGFARQILPLLLVGVLAAGFFLGSPEHTDAGIIPNRWVQALVGDSPCAALALLGGDGAVCPRWLEIIWPVWTNLFASVAGALMYFATLTEVPILRGLIDSGMGQGPALALLLAGPALSLPNMLVINSILGPRKTLTYIGLVVAMASLSGLLFGMLMG, from the coding sequence ATGAGCCGAACGGAACTGCGGCGACTGCTCGCGATCGGCGGGGTGTTCGCGTTGCTGTACTGGTTGCCGGTGGATTCGCCGCGGCTGCAGAGCGCGCTGGTGGAGTCGCTGCGGCTGGCGCGCTGGTATGCGCGAGAGCACGTGCTGCTGTGCCTGGTGCCCGCGCTCTTCATCGCGGGCGGGATCGCGGTGTTCGTGAGCCAGGCGGCGGTGCTGAGGTATTTCGGGCCGACCGCGAACCGATGGCTCGCCTACACGGTCGCCTCGGTCTCCGGCACGGTGCTGGCGGTGTGCTCGTGCACGGTGCTGCCGCTGTTTGGCGGAATCTACCTGCGCGGCGCGGGGCTGGGGCCGGCGATCGTCTTCCTTTACTCCGGCCCGGCGATCAACGTGCTGGCGATCGTGCTGACCGCGCGGGTCTTGGGCGCTCCGCTGGGCGTCGCGCGCGGGATTGGGGCGGTGCTGTTCAGCGTGGTGATCGGCCTGCTGATGCAGCTCATGTTTCGTCGGGAGGAGGAGCGCAGAGGCGCGGTCGCAGCGTCGGGGCCCCCGGGGGAGGGTAGCGGACCCGGGCGACCGCTGTGGGCGGTGGCGGTACATTTTGCGGCGATGGTGGGCGTGTTGGTGTTCGCGAACTGGGCGAGGCCCCCGGCGGCGGCCGGGCTCTGGTGGGCGGTCTATCGTACGAAGTGGGGGTTGAGCGCGGTCTGCGCGGGGCTGCTGGCAGTGAGCCTCTGGCGCTTTTTCGGTGTGCGCCCGTGGAAGCTGTTGCTGGCCGCAACGCCATCGGCGGTGGCCGCCGCTGTGTGGCCACATCGGCCCGTCCTCGCGTTCACGTTCGGTGTGGCGGGGCTGACCGCGCTGCTGTTTGGTCCTCACGCGGAGCTGCGGGCGTGGCGCGACGAGACATGGGGGTTCGCCCGGCAGATCCTGCCGTTGCTGCTGGTCGGCGTTTTGGCGGCGGGCTTTTTCCTCGGTAGTCCCGAACACACCGATGCGGGCATTATCCCGAACCGATGGGTTCAAGCGCTGGTGGGCGATTCGCCCTGCGCGGCGCTGGCGCTGTTGGGTGGCGACGGCGCGGTCTGTCCCCGCTGGCTTGAGATCATCTGGCCCGTGTGGACGAACCTGTTCGCGTCGGTCGCTGGCGCGCTGATGTATTTTGCCACGCTCACCGAGGTGCCGATCCTGCGGGGGCTGATCGACAGCGGCATGGGGCAGGGGCCGGCGCTGGCACTGCTGCTGGCCGGCCCGGCGCTCTCGTTGCCGAACATGCTGGTCATCAACTCGATTCTGGGGCCGCGAAAGACGCTGACATACATCGGGCTGGTGGTGGCAATGGCATCGCTGAGCGGATTGCTCTTCGGTATGCTCATGGGATGA
- a CDS encoding formylglycine-generating enzyme family protein: MTKWCSAALKIVAAAVAGCGPAKPPVLVKIPAGEYRLGSREAGPENPPHIVVLSEFHLGAFEVTVEEFARFLNATGTRPQQMPHPDLLCERGRWRPAAGRARHPIASVTAAEAEAYCRWLSREIGRLCRLPTADEWEAAARGGIHGAAWPWGWGPPRGRMAWNLAGTRPVGRYPPNPFGLYDMAGNVFEWCADRLPAGRLALGGAWSERSPRACAVFRRPVFRSDYSGPDVGFRVAVELGAGSTSARCSSGISAASCRR, translated from the coding sequence ATGACGAAGTGGTGCTCCGCCGCGCTGAAGATTGTGGCGGCCGCCGTGGCGGGGTGCGGACCGGCGAAGCCGCCGGTGCTGGTGAAAATCCCGGCCGGAGAGTATCGCCTCGGAAGCCGGGAAGCCGGGCCGGAAAATCCGCCGCACATCGTCGTGCTGTCCGAGTTTCATCTTGGCGCGTTCGAGGTGACGGTGGAAGAATTTGCGAGGTTTCTCAACGCCACCGGCACGCGCCCCCAACAGATGCCGCATCCAGATCTGTTGTGCGAACGCGGTCGATGGCGTCCGGCCGCAGGTCGTGCACGCCACCCGATTGCGTCCGTCACAGCGGCCGAAGCGGAAGCATATTGCCGCTGGCTCTCGCGTGAGATCGGGCGGCTCTGCCGCCTGCCAACCGCCGACGAGTGGGAGGCGGCTGCCCGCGGCGGTATTCACGGAGCGGCATGGCCATGGGGCTGGGGGCCCCCCAGAGGGCGCATGGCGTGGAATCTGGCCGGCACCCGGCCGGTCGGCCGCTATCCCCCAAACCCCTTCGGCCTCTACGACATGGCGGGCAACGTCTTCGAGTGGTGTGCGGACCGCCTCCCCGCTGGCCGGCTCGCGCTGGGCGGCGCCTGGTCCGAACGGTCCCCCCGAGCTTGTGCGGTGTTCCGACGGCCGGTCTTCCGATCAGACTATTCCGGCCCGGATGTTGGGTTCCGGGTCGCGGTGGAGCTGGGCGCGGGCAGCACCAGCGCGCGATGCAGCTCTGGGATCAGTGCCGCGAGCTGCCGCCGATAA
- a CDS encoding thioredoxin family protein: MTVQILGTGCAKCRQLAANAEAAVTALGLDARIEKIERLSEILKFGVMMTPALAINGTVKSAGRVLSPEEIGAHLRAVAGVPPAGRSNGAAGA; this comes from the coding sequence ATCACGGTGCAAATTCTAGGTACGGGATGCGCGAAATGCCGCCAGTTGGCCGCGAACGCGGAAGCGGCGGTCACTGCGCTCGGCCTCGACGCGCGGATTGAGAAGATCGAGAGGCTGTCCGAGATCTTGAAGTTTGGCGTGATGATGACGCCCGCGCTCGCGATCAACGGAACGGTGAAGAGCGCCGGTCGGGTACTGTCGCCGGAGGAGATCGGTGCGCACCTGCGCGCGGTCGCCGGCGTGCCGCCGGCTGGGCGCTCGAACGGAGCGGCGGGTGCATGA
- a CDS encoding metalloregulator ArsR/SmtB family transcription factor has product MTVAQREEAAELVALARAMKALAHPARLRIVLGLRRAERCGCEFVRELGLDPSVVSRHLAQLRDAGLVAERRDGARVMYRLAWPCVLEAIRCMRQLIGRRASVGRRRSR; this is encoded by the coding sequence ATGACCGTGGCGCAGCGTGAGGAGGCCGCGGAGCTCGTGGCGCTGGCGAGGGCGATGAAGGCGCTCGCGCATCCGGCGCGGTTGCGGATTGTGCTGGGCCTGCGGCGCGCGGAGCGGTGCGGCTGTGAGTTTGTGCGGGAGCTGGGGTTGGACCCGTCGGTGGTGTCGCGGCATCTGGCGCAGCTGCGCGACGCAGGGCTGGTCGCGGAGCGTCGCGACGGTGCGCGGGTGATGTACCGGCTGGCGTGGCCCTGCGTACTGGAGGCGATTCGCTGCATGCGGCAGCTGATTGGTCGGCGCGCGTCGGTGGGGAGAAGGCGTTCCAGATGA
- a CDS encoding ABC transporter permease, with translation MSAWLARLGEGVLRRLRRHVRVAATVAAVVVHALRPSTWRRPVRAVLARQVLFTGVEALPFAAMVAVVIGLAVVLQTQVQLSRFGQTALIGPILAAVVVREAGPLLVNFVVIMRSGTAIASELSTMKLTGQLRVLDSQGVDPFPYLAVPRAIGVATAVSALAIVFVGISLASGYLVGLLIGAPMEPWDRFVDGIAAAVLPSDVANVLAKTWIPGLLTGVICTLEGLDVQTAWTEIPQAATRGVVRSVAALFLVVVIVSLVTYL, from the coding sequence ATGAGCGCGTGGCTGGCCAGGCTCGGCGAGGGGGTGCTGCGACGGCTGCGGCGCCACGTGCGCGTTGCCGCCACCGTGGCGGCGGTGGTCGTGCACGCGCTGCGCCCGAGCACGTGGCGGCGGCCGGTGCGCGCGGTGCTCGCCCGGCAGGTTCTGTTCACCGGCGTGGAAGCGCTGCCGTTCGCAGCGATGGTGGCGGTGGTGATCGGGCTGGCCGTGGTGCTGCAAACCCAGGTGCAGCTCTCCCGATTCGGGCAGACCGCACTGATCGGGCCGATCCTCGCCGCGGTCGTGGTCCGCGAGGCGGGGCCGCTGCTGGTCAATTTCGTCGTGATCATGCGCAGCGGTACCGCGATCGCATCCGAGCTGTCCACCATGAAGCTCACCGGCCAGCTGCGCGTGCTCGACTCGCAGGGGGTGGACCCGTTTCCCTACCTCGCCGTGCCGCGGGCGATCGGTGTCGCGACCGCGGTCAGCGCGCTGGCGATCGTGTTCGTCGGTATCTCGCTGGCCAGCGGTTACCTCGTCGGCCTGCTGATCGGCGCGCCGATGGAACCCTGGGACCGGTTCGTGGACGGCATCGCCGCGGCCGTGCTGCCCTCGGATGTGGCGAACGTGCTCGCGAAGACGTGGATTCCCGGCCTGTTGACCGGCGTGATCTGTACGCTCGAAGGGCTCGACGTGCAGACCGCATGGACAGAGATTCCGCAGGCGGCGACGCGCGGGGTGGTGCGGTCGGTCGCCGCGCTGTTTCTGGTGGTGGTGATCGTTTCGCTGGTGACGTACTTGTGA
- the ffh gene encoding signal recognition particle protein, which yields MDTRAPMFEALTSSLQTVFRRLRGQGTLTEANIEEALREVRTALLEADVNYQVAQQFIDGVRKRCVGEEVLRGITPGQQVIRRIHEQLVELLGRARRDVRWGGRPMNVMLVGLNGSGKTTTAAKLAKRWSAERRKVLLVACDLKRPAAVEQLRILGSRVGVDVAGPEPGDTPSTLAQRAARKAQRELYDVAIYDTAGRLDVDDELLAELRELRGLIRPHNVILVLDAAVGQSAVRVAQRFHETVGLTGFILTKLDGDARGGAALSVHAVTGCPILMIGTGEKLDDLEPFHPDRMASRILGMGDVVTLVEKARQAVDEEAVKKLEEKLRGDGRLNLEDLLEQLRQMKRLGPLHQLLDLMPGAAQLPPHLREQALQQSPQQLKRTEAIILSMTPRERRNPEIIDGRRRRRIAAGSGTSVTEVNDLLQRFKMMREMMKRVRGGRLPFPPR from the coding sequence GTGGATACTCGGGCGCCAATGTTCGAGGCGCTGACCAGTTCGCTACAGACCGTGTTTCGGCGATTGCGCGGCCAGGGTACGCTGACCGAGGCGAACATCGAGGAGGCGTTGCGCGAGGTCCGCACCGCGCTGCTTGAGGCGGACGTGAACTACCAGGTCGCGCAGCAGTTCATCGACGGGGTGCGGAAGCGATGCGTCGGCGAGGAGGTGCTACGCGGAATCACGCCGGGACAACAGGTGATCCGCCGGATTCACGAGCAGCTGGTCGAGTTGCTCGGTCGCGCCCGCCGGGACGTGCGCTGGGGCGGTCGGCCGATGAACGTGATGCTCGTCGGTTTGAACGGCTCGGGAAAGACGACGACCGCTGCGAAGCTGGCGAAGCGCTGGAGCGCGGAGCGGCGAAAAGTGCTGCTGGTCGCCTGCGATCTGAAACGGCCGGCGGCGGTGGAGCAGCTGCGCATTCTCGGCAGTCGGGTCGGCGTGGACGTGGCCGGCCCGGAGCCGGGTGACACGCCGTCGACGCTCGCACAACGGGCGGCCCGGAAAGCCCAGCGCGAACTGTACGATGTGGCGATCTACGACACCGCCGGCCGGCTCGACGTGGACGACGAGCTGCTGGCGGAGCTGCGCGAGCTCCGCGGGCTGATCCGCCCCCACAACGTCATCCTCGTGCTGGACGCGGCGGTGGGCCAGTCGGCGGTGCGGGTGGCGCAGCGGTTTCATGAGACGGTGGGCCTGACCGGGTTCATTCTGACGAAACTTGACGGCGACGCTCGCGGGGGCGCGGCGCTATCGGTGCACGCGGTGACCGGCTGTCCGATTCTGATGATCGGGACCGGCGAAAAACTGGACGATCTGGAGCCGTTTCATCCCGACCGCATGGCGTCGCGCATCCTCGGCATGGGCGATGTGGTCACGCTGGTGGAGAAGGCGCGCCAGGCGGTGGACGAGGAGGCGGTGAAGAAGCTGGAGGAAAAGCTGCGCGGGGACGGTCGGCTGAACCTCGAGGACCTGCTCGAACAGTTGCGGCAGATGAAGCGGCTCGGCCCGTTGCACCAGCTGCTCGATTTGATGCCGGGTGCCGCGCAGCTGCCGCCACATCTGCGGGAGCAGGCGTTGCAGCAGTCGCCGCAGCAGCTGAAGCGGACTGAGGCAATCATCCTGAGCATGACGCCGCGCGAGCGCCGGAATCCCGAGATCATTGACGGCCGTCGGCGCCGTCGCATCGCAGCGGGCAGCGGAACGAGCGTCACCGAGGTGAACGATCTGCTGCAGCGCTTCAAAATGATGCGGGAGATGATGAAGCGCGTCCGGGGTGGCCGCCTGCCGTTTCCGCCCCGCTAG
- a CDS encoding alpha/beta hydrolase, which translates to MRPAVSAARVLGRLIVSLFRIAVGVVLGLAAVLAGMGVTGGVERRFFYPDRRNYGSPATLGLPYRDIEFRSADGTRLHGWFVPARGARRGTVLHAHGNAQNLTAHFAFVDWLPARGYDVFAFDYRGYGRSEGRPTLRGALEDTRAALATVRALPEADANRLFVLGQSLGGALALAALGREPTPPVRAVVVDSAFSSPRAIVRDVIGGLPGLQFFAGPLSRWLVSDEVSAEAVVGRLSPVPLLFIHGEADRVIPVGHSDRLFAAAREPKMYWRIPGLDHTEALTLREWQDRLVAFFESAAAD; encoded by the coding sequence ATGAGACCGGCGGTGTCCGCCGCACGCGTGCTGGGTCGCCTGATCGTTTCGTTGTTTCGAATTGCGGTCGGCGTGGTGCTGGGGCTGGCGGCGGTGCTGGCGGGGATGGGCGTGACCGGCGGCGTTGAACGGCGCTTTTTTTACCCGGACCGTCGAAACTACGGCAGCCCCGCGACGCTCGGGCTTCCGTATCGGGATATCGAGTTTCGCAGCGCCGATGGCACGCGACTGCACGGTTGGTTCGTTCCTGCGCGGGGTGCGCGGCGCGGCACCGTGCTGCACGCGCACGGCAATGCGCAGAACCTGACCGCGCACTTCGCGTTCGTGGACTGGCTACCCGCCCGCGGCTACGACGTATTCGCGTTTGACTATCGCGGCTACGGTCGCTCGGAGGGGCGTCCAACGTTGAGGGGTGCGCTCGAGGACACCCGCGCCGCGCTCGCGACGGTGCGGGCGCTGCCCGAAGCGGATGCGAACCGCCTGTTTGTGCTCGGCCAGAGTTTGGGCGGCGCGCTCGCGCTGGCGGCGCTCGGCCGTGAGCCGACGCCCCCGGTGCGCGCGGTCGTTGTCGACTCCGCGTTCAGCTCGCCGCGCGCGATCGTACGGGATGTGATCGGCGGTCTGCCGGGTCTCCAGTTCTTTGCCGGGCCGCTCTCCCGGTGGCTGGTGTCCGACGAGGTCAGCGCAGAGGCGGTGGTGGGCCGGCTGTCGCCGGTGCCGCTGCTGTTCATCCACGGTGAGGCCGACCGCGTGATCCCGGTCGGTCATTCCGACCGGCTCTTTGCCGCCGCGCGCGAGCCCAAGATGTACTGGCGGATTCCGGGCCTGGACCATACGGAAGCGCTGACGCTGCGGGAGTGGCAGGACCGGCTCGTCGCGTTTTTCGAATCGGCCGCGGCCGACTGA
- a CDS encoding MBL fold metallo-hydrolase has product MALRFCVLGSSSAGNATWVASETTAILVDAGFSLRTIEERLAAIGQSAASLRAVVVSHEHSDHIAGIPRLQRRHGVEVFANEGTREGALQAPEFAEVRWTLFQTGHAFQVGDLTITPFAVPHDAYDPVGFLISHDGTTIGIATDLGTGTTLVSTRLQACRALVLEANHDERMLRDSRRPWPLKQRILSRQGHLSNRAAAALLLEAAGPTLTDVFLAHLSQECNQPDFALQTIEEELRRAGYHHIRLRPTYPDRPAELWPGV; this is encoded by the coding sequence ATGGCGTTGCGATTTTGTGTTCTGGGGAGCAGCAGCGCGGGAAACGCCACATGGGTGGCGTCGGAGACGACCGCGATTCTGGTGGACGCGGGCTTCAGCCTCCGCACGATCGAGGAACGACTCGCCGCGATCGGCCAGAGCGCCGCATCGTTGCGAGCGGTGGTGGTCAGCCACGAGCATAGCGACCACATCGCGGGGATACCGCGGCTGCAGCGCCGCCACGGTGTGGAGGTGTTCGCAAACGAAGGCACGCGCGAGGGGGCACTTCAGGCCCCTGAGTTCGCCGAGGTGCGATGGACGCTGTTTCAGACCGGCCACGCCTTTCAGGTGGGGGACCTGACGATCACGCCATTTGCGGTGCCGCACGACGCGTATGACCCGGTGGGTTTCTTGATTTCCCATGACGGCACCACCATCGGCATCGCGACCGATCTGGGTACCGGCACCACCCTGGTCAGTACGCGGCTGCAGGCCTGTCGGGCGCTGGTGCTGGAAGCGAACCACGACGAGCGGATGTTGCGCGACTCGCGCCGCCCCTGGCCGCTCAAGCAGCGGATCCTGAGCCGGCAAGGGCACCTCTCCAACCGAGCGGCGGCGGCGCTGCTGCTGGAGGCCGCAGGCCCAACGCTGACCGACGTGTTTCTCGCCCACCTCTCCCAGGAGTGCAACCAGCCGGACTTCGCTCTTCAGACCATCGAGGAAGAACTGCGGCGAGCCGGCTATCATCACATCCGGCTGCGACCCACCTACCCCGATCGACCCGCCGAGCTCTGGCCGGGCGTATGA
- a CDS encoding MFS transporter has translation MNTATDGRPSGDSARAGLAGLLAMVVLVGTGEHMGERFLPLYLHELVPAASAAMAIGALAAMDDLLSALYSFPGGYLTDRLGARRALLLFNALSVAGYAMVIGIRRWWAVLAGAALFISWSAISLPATMELLGRLMPVNRRTLGASLLALTRRVPKMLGPVAGGACIAAWGVERGVRIAFGAAMVLACLAAIAQQRWLPARELRDRRAEPNPLRLWREMPRPLRHLLAADVLIRFCERIPDAFVVVWATRTVAQPVSELGFGTLSALEHLTALVVYLPVALLADRFGKWPFVVVTFGFFTLFPLALLHAQSPAALAAAFVLRGLKEFGEPSRKALILDLAPRERAAAMFGLYYLVRDVVVSAAAFGGALLWRSSPRLNLRVAFAFGVAGTLWFLGCQLTRREVSTRPLASL, from the coding sequence ATGAACACCGCAACGGATGGCCGCCCCTCGGGCGACTCCGCCCGCGCAGGTCTCGCCGGGCTACTGGCGATGGTGGTGCTGGTCGGCACGGGCGAGCACATGGGCGAGCGCTTCCTGCCGCTTTACCTGCACGAGCTGGTACCGGCGGCGAGTGCGGCGATGGCGATCGGCGCGCTCGCCGCGATGGATGACCTGCTCTCGGCTCTGTACTCCTTCCCCGGTGGCTATCTGACCGACCGGTTGGGCGCGCGCCGCGCACTGCTGCTGTTCAATGCGCTGTCGGTGGCCGGCTACGCGATGGTCATCGGCATCCGCCGGTGGTGGGCGGTGCTGGCCGGCGCGGCGCTGTTCATCTCCTGGTCCGCCATTTCGCTGCCCGCAACGATGGAACTCCTCGGCCGGTTGATGCCGGTAAACCGGCGCACCCTCGGCGCCTCGCTGCTGGCGCTCACCCGCCGGGTACCCAAAATGCTCGGGCCGGTCGCCGGGGGCGCATGCATCGCGGCCTGGGGCGTCGAGCGCGGCGTGCGCATCGCCTTCGGGGCGGCGATGGTGCTGGCGTGCCTCGCCGCGATCGCGCAGCAGCGCTGGCTTCCCGCTCGCGAGCTTCGAGACCGCCGCGCGGAGCCGAACCCACTGCGCCTGTGGCGCGAGATGCCGCGGCCGCTGCGGCACCTGTTGGCCGCCGACGTGCTGATCCGGTTCTGCGAACGCATCCCAGACGCCTTCGTGGTGGTCTGGGCGACAAGGACCGTGGCCCAACCGGTCTCCGAACTCGGGTTCGGCACCCTTTCGGCGCTGGAACATCTCACGGCGCTGGTGGTGTACCTGCCAGTCGCGCTGCTGGCCGATCGCTTCGGTAAATGGCCGTTCGTCGTGGTCACCTTCGGGTTTTTCACTTTGTTCCCGCTCGCGCTGCTGCATGCGCAGTCGCCCGCCGCGCTCGCGGCGGCGTTCGTGCTGCGCGGATTGAAGGAGTTCGGAGAACCTTCCCGCAAGGCGCTCATTCTGGACCTCGCTCCGCGCGAGCGGGCGGCAGCGATGTTCGGGCTGTACTACTTGGTGCGCGACGTGGTGGTCTCGGCCGCCGCGTTCGGCGGCGCGCTGCTCTGGCGCTCGTCGCCCCGACTCAACCTGCGGGTCGCCTTTGCGTTCGGCGTCGCCGGCACGCTCTGGTTCCTCGGGTGCCAGCTCACCCGACGGGAGGTCTCGACACGCCCGCTGGCTTCCCTCTGA